Proteins from a genomic interval of Dendropsophus ebraccatus isolate aDenEbr1 chromosome 6, aDenEbr1.pat, whole genome shotgun sequence:
- the UTS2B gene encoding urotensin-2B gives MFHKAASLHLCLGTLTFLLMIFLQSVEGKPYLLQDNELYPQKEVNHQDMLLTLLLNKHLPVRRPSHFDMELESKLEQLEQLEKLKEELLEEKSGDLSYAMDRLPASHPNKRACFWKYCV, from the exons ATGTTCCATAAAGCTGCTTCTCTCCATCTCTGCCTGGGGACATTAACTTTCCTGCTCATGATCTTCCTGCAGTCAGTTGAAGGCAAACCTTATCTATTGCAGG ACAATGAATTGTATCCACAAAAAGAAGTAAACCACCAGGATATGCTGCTGACCCTTCTACTGAATAAGCACTTACCTGTAAGAAGACCCTCGCACTTTG ATATGGAGCTGGAGAGCAAATTAGAACAACTGGAGCAG CTAGAAAAATTGAAGGAGGAGCTTTTGGAAGAAAAGTCTGGAGATTTGTCATATGCTATGGACAGACTCCCAGCGTCACATCCAAACAAGCGAG